A DNA window from Brassica napus cultivar Da-Ae chromosome A4, Da-Ae, whole genome shotgun sequence contains the following coding sequences:
- the LOC106443790 gene encoding uncharacterized protein LOC106443790, producing MAMKRNGKSPASSESDESVMFFRDVSLGPHETRLRFRLIHFWEAQNPVKKTLIGLEMLLIDEQGTVIQGFIPPGRIKKYLPEMKRGSVYELINFYGSKNKPMYRVADHIATVSFAWNSELSVLHDIPIPFDEDRFRMHSYEDFEANCDLKGDLYDVLGHMKLVDGQALTERPTIDEAKLATTRHIMVHVQSHEGPVMKLYLWDQAATDFCKKFKSYENTPTVLLVTAVNTKRLGGNLALSSMSPTRVFMDYDVQPTIDYFAWLSSNPEIAKQVSAEVVTKRETMTISDIFSYMTLESAKDAFFECTATIDDVVHGSAWYYIACTGCHSKATKGANSLICTNPRCVKDTTAGVAQYRAKISVYDSSEQGFFVLLGDAGFQLTGRHASELVSSYFEANKDKGPDHEVPVPEALISIVGQTHKFCVKVTDHNFSGNTRAITVTKILPPETSSPTKGSVDNAIAATSMEAVQTGSEVCGPSKSRGDSADEESKRTFDSVDPEKVKRARCEK from the exons ATGGCGATGAAACGAAATGGAAAGTCTCCTGCGTCTTCCGAGTCTGACGAATCagtgatgttcttcagagatgtCTCTCTCGGTCCCCATGAAACCCGGTTGCGATTCCGACTCATCCATTTCTGGGAGGCTCAGAACCCGGTGAAGAAGACCCTTATTGGTCTGGAAATGCTTCTCATCGACGAGCAG GGAACTGTCATTCAAGGATTCATCCCACCAGGTCGTATTAAGAAATACCTGCCTGAGATGAAGCGAGGTTCAGTTTACGAACTCATCAACTTCTACGGATCGAAGAACAAACCGATGTATCGGGTTGCTGATCATATCGCAACCGTGTCCTTCGCATGGAACTCTGAGTTGTCGGTTCTTCACGACATTCCAATCCCTTTTGATGAAGACCGTTTCAGGATGCATTCGTATGAGGATTTTGAGGCCAACTGTGATCTCAAAGGTGACCTCTACG ATGTTCTTGGCCACATGAAGCTGGTTGATGGACAGGCTCTTACCGAGCGTCCCACCATTGATGAAGCGAAGCTCGCTACCACTCGGCACATTATGGTTCACGTGCAATCACATGA AGGACCTGTTATGAAGCTTTACCTCTGGGACCAGGCAGCAACGGACTTCTGCAAGAAGTTTAAGTCCTATGAAAACACTCCCACAGTTCTTTTGGTCACAGCTGTTAACACTAAACGTCTCGGAG GTAACCTGGCACTGAGTTCTATGTCTCCCACACGGGTTTTCATGGACTATGATGTGCAACCAACAATTGATTACTTCGCGTG GCTCTCCTCGAACCCAGAGATTGCTAAGCAGGTTAGTGCAGAGGTGGTCACTAAGCGGGAGACGATGACCATATCTGACATCTTCTCCTACATGACTCTGGAATCTGCAAAG GATGCCTTTTTTGAGTGCACTGCCACGATTGATGATGTGGTTCATGGATCTGCTTGGTACTATATTGCATGCACTGGGTGTCATAGTAAGGCTACCAAAGGCGCAAATTCATTGATTTGCACGAACCCAAGATGTGTGAAGGATACCACAGCTGGAGTTGCACA GTACCGTGCAAAGATTTCGGTCTATGACAGCAGTGAACAAGGTTTCTTTGTCCTGCTTGGTGATGCTGGTTTTCAGTTGACTGGGAGGCATGCATCTGAGTTGGTCAGCAGCTACTTTGAG GCCAATAAAGACAAAGGTCCTGACCATGAAGTGCCTGTCCCGGAAGCTCTGATCAGCATAGTCGGACAGACCCATAAGTTCTGTGTAAAAGTTACAGACCACAACTTCTCTGGCAACACCCGAGCAATCACTGTGACCAAGATCCTCCCTCCGGAGACATCATCACCCACAAAAGGCTCCGTTGATAACGCTATTGCTGCAACATCCATGGAAGCAGTGCAGACTGGAAGTGAAGTGTGTGGGCCTTCAAAAAGCCGTGGAGATTCTGCAGATGAAGAGAGTAAGAGAACGTTTGACAGTGTTGATCCAGAGAAAGTCAAACGGGCAAGGTGTGAGAAATAA